The genomic segment AAATCTCAAATTCAAGTCCTTCTGTGGAAGCTTAAACTGGGAGGGGATAGTACTCCCAGGGGCGGCAAAGCAGAAAAAGGCAGACTAAGGGAAATTGACCAAGTGTCTTCAGGAAATGATCGGAAACTGAGAAACCGGGTCGTGCAAACGGCCTTAGAAAGGCTTGAGCCGTAGGTTTGGAAACTTACATGTACGGTTCTTAGGGGGGCGTGTGAACTGGTAACAGGGCTGTGGGGAGGCAACTCCCCCCGCCTACCCGACTAGCCACCTAAACATTTTATAGAAAGCAAATATTATGAAACATATCAATAAAAGACAAAATCCACTTACACATATTCCAGAGAATTTTTTAGACAATCTTTTCGACTTATTGATACAAAAATATTCAGAAAACTGGCTTAATAAATCAGATAACCATCCACTTCAGATTCTTTGGAAAAGAAAAGATTGGCTTTCCACAACAGAATTATTTTTATTAGCTGCTTCGATATGTAATCTTGAAAGAATAGATTCAAAATGGGTGGACGAGCAAATAGAAAATTCTAAACAAACTAATCAAAATACACATAAAGGAGCATTTTTTGAACTTATAAGTCTGGAAAGTATATTAAATTCAAAGCTATCAGTAAAGCCTGCCGTAAAAAATCAACCGGGCTATGATGGAATAGTAAAATTAAGAAATGGCAGTGAAATAATTCTATCAATAAAAAATTATAATTTATCAAAAAGCCATAAAACTTTTATTGAAAGAAGCGAAAAATTTGAAATTTATTTCATAAATCTTTTAAAACAATTGAAAATTTGTAACATTCAGGCAACAATTGATATTGCAACTAATTATCCAAATGAAGAAGACTGGCAAAAATTGGAAAAAGGAATTGAAACTCTATTATTAAAATATGATGGTTCTTTGACTTTTTCACGAATAAATGATTCTTGGGCAATTTTCCTGAAAGAAATGACGGACGACAAACAGACTTTTGATGATAAATATTTTAACTCTTATACTCTTATGATACATTCAACATATCATAAAAATGAACATAACAATATTTATAGTAAACTAGAATCAGCATGTCATAATTTAATCAAGGCAAATATCAAAGAAAGCGATAAAAGTTTAAACTGTTTATTAATTCATGTTCCCATAAGTGTTTCAATAGATAATTGTATAAAATGGACAAAAGACTATTACAAAGATTATCCTGACGATCCAATATCATGTGTATTTTATTATCAACCCGCTGTTGTCAGTGACTTCGAAGAAAATTCTTCACGGATACACCACTGTTTAGCTTTAGCGCCACGAGAAAGGTATTTTGATTTCGGAGAAAAAAATGGCGTTGCTACTTTCAGATTCCCAGTAGGCACTCATGGTTATGAGCCAACAGTATTAAAATTTACAAACGAAAAGGGAGAAACTTTACCAATCACTGAACGGTATATATTTCAATCAGGAAGCCATTATTACAAAATGATAGAAAATAAACCTGATCAATTTTCAGGGTTTATGATGAATCAGGGATATGGAATTTATAACCACTTAATTTGGGAAACAGGTAAAAAAATTATTGAACTTGAAGGTATTATTCCTCCGTCACATGACTTACTAATTTTATAAAAAAGGTGGCTAACCCGGCGCTGAACTCGCTGCGACATGTAAGTCGCTGATTTTATTGTTAATAATTGATTCTCATTAAATGAGAATCAAGCAAAATTAACCTGTCTTATTGCAGACAGTTTTCTACTCCGACATGCACTTTCACCGCTGGTGTCTGATGTATGAAGCTTGGAGGACAACGTAGCCCGTGTCCGTAAGGACTGGAGAGCAAACCGTGAGGGGGACTCAACTCTGGAAGCATCGAACCGGAGCGGGAGCCAGGAATGATGATATGGATAACACATGTGAACTGCTGATAAACGTCGTGAGCGCCAGTAAGCCAAAGATGCTGACAGGCTTGAGCCAAAAGGCAAGGGGTGTGGTCGGAGCGTTCGAGTTTCGCTCTGCGCAATCTACAATTCCCCCGGCGGACAGGCAGATCCTAAGTCATCGTGTAAAATCAGTGGAACATGGTAAGCCTGACTGTCTCCGCACCAGCGGAAACCGACCCGCAAGGGCAGGCCACAGGCAGGCAGGTATGGGAGGCTGGAAAAAGCGAATGCCGTCTTGTAATGAGGCGGACAGGGGTTCAAAATTTGCCCTGACTCGAAAGAGTGCAGACTTCCAGCAGGTCTTGAATCACGAAAAAGGTTTGAAAAGATGTTACCGGGAGCGCACGGTTAGACGACAGCCAGAAGCTGTTGACGGCATCCCGGGCGATGGAAAAAGATGGAATTCCATAATATGGAAAGAAATTTTCAAAATCGTAAATCGAATACAAGCCCGTATCGTGAAGGCAGTAAAAGCAGGAGACACGAAGAAAGTTCGAGGATTACAACGGCTCCTGCGGCGCTCAAAGGCTGCGAAATTAATGGCAGTCAGACGAGTAACCTCAAACCGGGGAAAGAAAACACCGGGTATTGACAATGTAAGACTTAATACACCGGCTAAAAAACAGCAGGCTGTCCGACAGCTTAACTCTTGGAAATATAAAGCAATTCCACTTAAACGCATTTATATTCCCAAGAAGAACAAGAAAAAACGCCCACTGGGAATTCCTTCAATGATTGACAGATGCGAACAGGCATTGGAAATGCTCGCACTTGATCCAATATCCGAATGTAAAGCAGATAAATGCTCAAACGGATTTCGGAAAAAAAGAGCGGCACATGATGCAATAGAAGGCTGTTACAACGCACTTCGTCTGAAAGGAAGCCCTGCGTGGATACTGGAAGCTGACATTAAAGGATGTTTTGATAATATTTCGCATGACTGGATAATGGGAAACGTTCCAGCCAGTCAAAGGAAACTCAGGGCATGGCTGAAATCAGGCTATCTGGAAAAAAGTATGTTTTACCCGACCGCATCCGGCACACCCCAGGGAGGAATTATCTCCCCTGTTCTCGCAAACATGAGCCTTGACGGAATGGAAGAAATGTTAAAAAAAGCATTTCCCAGGACAAAAAAGGTGCATATGGTGCGGTATGCGGATGATTTCATAATCACAGGAGAGTCAAAAGAACTTCTTGAAAACAAAGTCAAACCCCTGATAGAAGAATTTCTTGAAAAAAGAGGACTGACGTTATCAAGTGAGAAAACAAAAATCAGCCACATAAACGGCGGATTTGATTTTCTTGGATTCAACATACGAAAATACAAAGGAAAGCTGTTGACAAAACCGTCAAAATCAAGCATTGCATCAATAAAAGAGAAAATCAGGGAAACCGTAAAAACCAATAAAACGGTTAAAACAGAAAACCTGATAGAAAAACTCAACCCTGTAATAAGGGGCTGGGGAAATTACTTCCGGCATTCAGCCAGTAAAAGGACTTTCACCAGTATTGACCATGCAGTATTTGAAATGACGTGGAAATGGGCAAAACGGAGACATCCTGGAAAATCTCCTAAATGGATTAAATCCAAATATTTTCAACAGGAGAAAAACAGGAACTGGGTATTCAAAGAAAAAAGAAACAGATATTCATTATTTAAAATGGATTCTATCCCTATTCGGAGACACATAAAGATCAAAGGGGAGGCGAACCCCTATGACCCGAAATGGTACGAATATTTTACAGAACGTGCCATGAAACTCCAAAAGCAAAACATCAGAACAAGACAGGATATTCTATGGATAGAGCAAAAAGGCATCTGTCCGGCATGTCAAACCGAACTCGACAAAGGGGAGGAATGGCACACACACCACCTGAAACCAAAAAGTAAAGGGGGTAAGGACAACCTGGAAAATCTTGTTTTGATTCACTCCGTATGCCACAGACAGATTCATGCAAACCCGAATACAGGATGTTTGCTGCCGGATGCTTCACGGCATTTTATCAAGGCTTGAGCCGTATGAGGTGAAAGTCTCACGTACGGTTCTTAGGGGGGAAAGAGACAGCAATGTCTCCGACCTACCCGGCGACGCAAAAGGTCTCCGCTCCCTATCGGTCGCTCCAACCTTTTGCGCCGGTTAGCTTAGCGTGTGCGACACGAAGTCGCATAAATATTTGTTATACTTGGATATAATCCATGATATAACCTGATGTTCTGCCATCAGTACCCTACCTGCTGAATAAAGTGCGCAGGGACAGAGGAAGCCTCATTTTCAAAGATGGTCATCAAACCGTGAGGAGAGATGGCGACTGCCAGCATCAAAGCGGTCGGGAGCCAGGGTTGAGTGATATGGCTAACATATGTGAATCACTGATAAAGATCGTCAGCTAAAAAAGGCAAAAGGTGCTGATATGCCTTAACCAAAATGGTAAGCGGTCAGGTTTGGGAAGTGCGATTTTTCCCAACGCAGATGTTGTACCGCCGGTCGAAAGGTGGAGCCTAAGCCGCTCGTAAGGTATTTATGCGGAACGTGGTAAGCCCGTATTCCTCCCTATGGGAAAGCAAGCCGCAAGGCAAGCCGATGGGAGTGCGGGTAGAGGATTTCGGAGAAAGCGAATGCCGTGCTGTAATGGTGCGGATAGGGGTTCAAAATTTGCCCTGACCTGAAAAGGTGCAGACTTCCGAGAGGTCTTGAATCACGAGAAAGCCGAAGAACAATGTATAAATCAGGAGTTCGTAGATTGGGAGCAGACATGAGAGCTGCTGGCGCGAGCCTGCGTTTCATAAGAAACGTGCATTGCCTAATGGTGTATATCGTGAAGGGTTCGAGGTGGAGAAATTCTGATTCGATCTGCCTGCGGAGCCTGACGCAGACGGGGCAGTTGAAGATCAAAGCATGGAGAAAGTGAAATCTCAAATTCAAGTCCTTCTGTGGAAGCTTAAACTGGGAGGGGATAGTACTCCCAGGGGCGGCAAAGCAGAAAAAGGCAGACTAAGGGAAATTGACCAAGTGTCTTCAGGAAATGATCGGAAACTGAGAAACCGGGTCGTGCAAACGGCCTTAGAAAGGCTTGAGCCGTAGGTTTGGAAACTTACATGTACGGTTCTTAGGGGGGCGTGTGAACTGGTAACAGGGCTGTGGGGAGGCAACTCCCCCCGCCTACCCGACTATAATGCTTCACTAAGTATTGCTTTTTAAAATAAATATAGATATTTATCGTTCTATAATTTTTTCAATTTTGATGATCTTTGACATACTTTTGCCTCATTTTAGGCAATTGCTAAAAACATTGATAACTGCTTAAATTAATTTAAAATCAAGTAGTTAGATCCTGGTTTAAGATATCAACAAATGTGTTGACAGTTCAAGTTGAAAAAAAATTTCTGTACTTAGAAACTACTAAAATTATTGATAATTACTCATAATATTTTGGTAATCATCTTTTCACTTGCAGTTTACAGCTTTCAACAATCGTTGCGACATTTCAAAGTAAAAATATTTTTATTGCCTAAATATAATCTTTTGTGTAAATATCCCTGTCCAGCAGAAATAATTCTTGGTAATACTGCTATCCAGGTTTTATGCAGAATTGTTTCCGTAAAA from the Desulfonema limicola genome contains:
- the ltrA gene encoding group II intron reverse transcriptase/maturase, producing the protein MRGTQLWKHRTGAGARNDDMDNTCELLINVVSASKPKMLTGLSQKARGVVGAFEFRSAQSTIPPADRQILSHRVKSVEHGKPDCLRTSGNRPARAGHRQAGMGGWKKRMPSCNEADRGSKFALTRKSADFQQVLNHEKGLKRCYRERTVRRQPEAVDGIPGDGKRWNSIIWKEIFKIVNRIQARIVKAVKAGDTKKVRGLQRLLRRSKAAKLMAVRRVTSNRGKKTPGIDNVRLNTPAKKQQAVRQLNSWKYKAIPLKRIYIPKKNKKKRPLGIPSMIDRCEQALEMLALDPISECKADKCSNGFRKKRAAHDAIEGCYNALRLKGSPAWILEADIKGCFDNISHDWIMGNVPASQRKLRAWLKSGYLEKSMFYPTASGTPQGGIISPVLANMSLDGMEEMLKKAFPRTKKVHMVRYADDFIITGESKELLENKVKPLIEEFLEKRGLTLSSEKTKISHINGGFDFLGFNIRKYKGKLLTKPSKSSIASIKEKIRETVKTNKTVKTENLIEKLNPVIRGWGNYFRHSASKRTFTSIDHAVFEMTWKWAKRRHPGKSPKWIKSKYFQQEKNRNWVFKEKRNRYSLFKMDSIPIRRHIKIKGEANPYDPKWYEYFTERAMKLQKQNIRTRQDILWIEQKGICPACQTELDKGEEWHTHHLKPKSKGGKDNLENLVLIHSVCHRQIHANPNTGCLLPDASRHFIKA